From Coffea arabica cultivar ET-39 chromosome 2e, Coffea Arabica ET-39 HiFi, whole genome shotgun sequence, the proteins below share one genomic window:
- the LOC113732321 gene encoding ferritin-like catalase Nec2, with protein sequence MALLLSYKPQTVVFMILMVSCTASTASFSPQPCKPTFPQKSLPLYEKDIELLQFPVNLEFLEAEFFLWGALGRGLDVVEPELPNEGPPPIGAQKANLDLLTKNIITEFAYQEVGHLRALRDTVGLFPRPQLDLRAENFAKLFDEAFGYKLDPPFNPYSNSLNYMLASYVIPYVGLVGYVGTNPLLQGYRAKRLLAGLLGVESGQDAVIRMYLYERAKEVVYPYNQTVAEFTIRISKLRNKLGKDGIKDEGIFVPLKLGAEGRTSSNVLSANSYSISYERGPEEILRIVYGTGNEHVPGGFYPKGGNGKIAREFLKKY encoded by the exons ATGGCTCTTCTTTTATCATATAAGCCCCAAACAGTCGTGTtcatgatcttgatggtgtctTGCACAGCATCCACTGCATCATTTTCCCCTCAACCTTGCAAGCCAACTTTTCCACAAAAATCACTTCCACTATACGAGAAAGACATTGAACTGTTGCAGTTTCCAGTGAATCTAGAGTTCTTGGAAGCAGAATTTTTCTTGTGGGGTGCCTTGGGCCGTGGACTCGACGTGGTTGAGCCTGAATTGCCCAATGAAGGTCCTCCTCCCATCGGTGCCCAAAAAGCCAATCTTGATCTTCTTACAAAGAACATTATCACTGAATTTGCCTATCAAGAAGTTGGCCATCTCAG GGCGCTTAGAGATACGGTAggtttgttcccaaggccacagCTGGACCTCCGTGCTGAAAACTTTGCAAAGCTCTTTGATGAAGCATTTGGATACAAACTCGACCCTCCGTTCAACCCCTACAGTAACAGCCTCAACTACATGTTGGCATCTTATGTAATTCCCTATGTAGGACTAGTAGGCTATGTTGGCACAAATCCCTTACTCCAAGGCTATCGAGCCAAGCGT CTTTTGGCGGGGCTACTAGGAGTTGAATCAGGCCAAGATGCAGTAATCAGAATGTATCTCTATGAACGAGCTAAAGAAGTGGTGTACCCTTACAATCAAACAGTTGCTGAATTTACTATTCGCATTTCAAAGCTGAGAAACAAGTTGGGCAAGGATGGCATCAAGGACGAAGGGATCTTTGTCCCACTGAAGCTAGGCGCTGAAGGACGGACTTCAAGCAACGTTTTATCTGCCAATTCCTACTCTATCTCATATGAGAGGGGTCCAGAGGAGATACTGAGGATTGTTTATGGCACTGGTAATGAGCATGTTCCAGGAGGATTCTATCCTAAGGGAGGCAATGGAAAGATTGCCAGAGAATTCCTCAAGAAATACtga